In the genome of Nonlabens sp. MB-3u-79, one region contains:
- the groL gene encoding chaperonin GroEL (60 kDa chaperone family; promotes refolding of misfolded polypeptides especially under stressful conditions; forms two stacked rings of heptamers to form a barrel-shaped 14mer; ends can be capped by GroES; misfolded proteins enter the barrel where they are refolded when GroES binds), whose amino-acid sequence MAKNIKFDIEARDGIKRGVDALANAVKVTLGPKGRNVIIGKSFGAPVVTKDGVSVAKEIELSDELENMGAQMVKEVASRTNDLAGDGTTTATVLAQAIVKEGLKNVAAGANPMDLKRGIDKAVAAIVKDLEKQAKKVGDSSEMIKQVASISSNNDEVVGDLIAKAFGEVGKEGVITVEEAKGTETYVDVVEGMQFDRGYLSPYFVTNSEKMTTELENPYILLFDKKISTMKELMPILEPVAQTGKPLLIIAEDVDGEALATLVVNKLRGSLKIAAVKAPGFGDRRKAMLEDIAILTGGTVISEERGFTLENATMEMLGTCEKVDINKDNTTIVNGSGTAEDIKSRVGQIKSQIENTTSDYDKEKLQERLAKLAGGVAVLYVGAASEVEMKEKKDRVDDALNATRAAVEEGIVAGGGVALVRAKAVLSKVKANNADEETGIAIVARAVESPLRTIVENAGGEGSVVVSKVLESTGNYGYDAKNDKYVDMLKEGIIDPKKVTRVALENAASVAGMILTTECALIEIKEDNAGGGMQGGMGGGMGGMM is encoded by the coding sequence ATGGCAAAAAATATAAAATTTGATATAGAAGCAAGAGACGGAATCAAACGTGGTGTTGATGCACTTGCAAATGCAGTAAAAGTAACATTAGGACCTAAAGGTCGTAACGTCATCATCGGTAAATCGTTTGGCGCTCCAGTAGTAACTAAAGATGGTGTAAGTGTTGCTAAAGAAATTGAGCTTTCAGATGAACTAGAAAACATGGGTGCTCAAATGGTAAAAGAAGTTGCTTCAAGAACAAACGATCTTGCAGGTGATGGAACTACTACCGCTACAGTACTTGCTCAAGCCATCGTAAAAGAAGGCTTGAAAAACGTAGCTGCTGGTGCTAACCCAATGGATTTAAAGAGAGGTATCGACAAAGCTGTTGCAGCCATCGTTAAAGATCTTGAAAAGCAAGCAAAAAAAGTAGGTGACTCGAGCGAGATGATCAAACAAGTTGCTTCTATTTCTTCCAACAATGACGAAGTTGTAGGCGATCTTATTGCTAAGGCTTTTGGAGAAGTAGGAAAAGAAGGTGTGATCACTGTTGAAGAAGCAAAAGGAACAGAAACTTATGTGGACGTTGTAGAAGGAATGCAGTTCGACCGTGGGTATTTATCTCCATACTTCGTTACTAATTCTGAAAAGATGACCACTGAGTTAGAGAATCCTTATATCTTATTATTTGATAAGAAAATCTCTACCATGAAAGAATTGATGCCTATTCTAGAGCCAGTTGCTCAGACAGGTAAACCACTTCTTATCATTGCTGAAGACGTAGATGGAGAAGCACTTGCTACTCTAGTCGTAAATAAATTAAGAGGTTCATTAAAAATTGCCGCTGTTAAGGCTCCAGGTTTTGGTGACCGTAGAAAAGCAATGCTGGAAGACATCGCTATTTTAACTGGTGGTACCGTAATAAGTGAAGAAAGAGGATTTACTCTTGAAAACGCAACAATGGAAATGTTGGGAACTTGTGAGAAAGTTGACATCAATAAAGACAACACGACTATTGTAAACGGAAGCGGTACAGCTGAAGATATCAAGTCTCGCGTAGGACAAATCAAGTCTCAAATAGAGAATACCACTTCTGACTATGATAAAGAAAAACTTCAAGAACGACTTGCAAAACTTGCTGGTGGAGTTGCTGTACTTTATGTAGGTGCTGCAAGTGAAGTAGAGATGAAAGAAAAGAAAGACCGAGTAGATGACGCACTTAACGCCACTCGCGCAGCTGTAGAAGAAGGAATCGTTGCCGGTGGTGGTGTTGCTCTTGTACGTGCAAAGGCTGTTCTTTCTAAAGTAAAAGCTAATAACGCCGACGAGGAAACTGGAATCGCTATCGTGGCTCGTGCTGTAGAATCTCCTTTGAGAACTATCGTAGAGAACGCAGGTGGTGAAGGAAGTGTGGTTGTTTCTAAAGTACTAGAATCAACAGGGAATTACGGTTATGATGCTAAAAACGATAAGTATGTAGACATGCTTAAAGAAGGTATTATCGATCCTAAAAAAGTAACTCGTGTCGCATTAGAAAATGCAGCATCTGTCGCTGGAATGATCCTTACCACAGAGTGTGCCCTTATAGAAATCAAGGAAGACAACGCAGGTGGTGGCATGCAAGGCGGAATGGGCGGAGGAATGGGTGGAATGATGTAA
- a CDS encoding type II toxin-antitoxin system HipA family toxin, producing the protein MSAERKEILVYAHWVGFNEPTLMGVLYASLNKGKELFSFEYNEEWLKLKEATAIDPDLRLFSGPQYLNEDKSNFGIFLDSSPDRWGRLLMRRKEAAIARKEERKPRNLFESDYVLGVFDANRMGALRFKTAVDGPFLDDNAQMSAPAWTALRDLEYASLQLESDDAPDDPEYLQWLNMLMAPGSSLGGARPKANVQDTDGSLWIAKFPSGNDDKDIGAWEQLTYELAIQCGIDMAESRIQKFSHHQHTFITKRFDRTADKQRIHFASAMTLLGYTDGVDHQDGASYLDLVEFLMQNGANIDKDLVKLWTRVVFNICVSNTDDHLRNHGFILSEGGWTLSPAYDINPIEGGNGLKLNIDSEDNSQNLELALSVAPYFRLKPEEAQLIIDQILEVVSNWQILAKKMGISRAEIERMGGCFKF; encoded by the coding sequence ATGAGTGCTGAAAGAAAAGAAATATTAGTGTATGCTCATTGGGTAGGTTTTAATGAGCCTACCTTAATGGGAGTATTATATGCTTCTCTCAATAAGGGAAAAGAGCTATTCTCATTTGAGTACAATGAAGAATGGCTAAAGCTTAAAGAAGCTACAGCTATCGATCCAGATTTACGACTGTTTTCTGGACCACAATATTTAAATGAAGACAAGTCTAATTTCGGTATTTTTCTAGACTCCTCTCCAGATCGCTGGGGAAGATTATTAATGAGAAGAAAAGAAGCCGCAATAGCTAGAAAAGAAGAACGCAAACCACGCAACCTTTTTGAGTCTGATTATGTTCTTGGCGTTTTTGATGCTAATAGAATGGGTGCACTGCGTTTTAAAACAGCTGTGGACGGTCCATTTCTAGATGATAATGCACAAATGTCTGCTCCAGCGTGGACAGCTTTAAGAGATTTAGAATATGCCAGTTTACAATTAGAAAGTGATGATGCACCAGATGACCCAGAGTACTTACAATGGTTAAATATGTTAATGGCTCCAGGTTCTTCTTTAGGTGGAGCAAGGCCAAAAGCAAATGTTCAAGATACAGATGGCTCCTTATGGATTGCAAAGTTCCCAAGTGGCAATGATGATAAAGATATTGGCGCCTGGGAACAGCTTACATATGAGTTGGCAATACAATGTGGTATTGATATGGCAGAGTCCAGAATACAAAAATTCTCACACCATCAGCATACGTTCATTACTAAACGTTTTGATAGGACTGCAGATAAGCAACGTATTCATTTTGCTTCGGCTATGACTTTATTGGGTTATACAGATGGTGTAGATCATCAAGATGGTGCAAGCTATTTAGACCTTGTAGAGTTCTTGATGCAAAATGGTGCGAACATCGACAAAGATTTAGTAAAGTTATGGACGCGTGTAGTGTTCAATATTTGTGTTTCTAACACAGATGACCATTTACGTAATCACGGTTTTATATTATCTGAAGGCGGCTGGACACTTTCTCCTGCCTATGATATAAACCCAATAGAAGGTGGTAATGGACTTAAATTGAATATAGACAGCGAGGATAACTCTCAAAATTTAGAACTAGCATTATCGGTTGCGCCTTACTTTAGATTAAAGCCAGAAGAAGCTCAATTAATTATTGACCAAATCCTTGAGGTAGTTTCCAACTGGCAAATCCTTGCAAAAAAAATGGGGATTTCCAGAGCAGAAATAGAACGAATGGGGGGTTGTTTCAAATTTTAA
- a CDS encoding exosortase F system-associated membrane protein: MNKIISVVLIVISLLGLASVRLLENDLFYDPFIAYFKSNFQLQQLPDVDKGLYLISTVFRYFINLLFTVCIIWFLYKSKEFVKATLWVHLFSFIILLATFFILLPLEDEWVKMTLFYIRRFLIHPILLFILVPGFYFISKKQTVS, encoded by the coding sequence TTGAATAAAATCATATCTGTAGTTCTTATCGTGATATCGCTATTAGGTTTGGCATCAGTTCGTTTGTTAGAAAACGACTTGTTTTACGATCCTTTTATTGCTTATTTTAAATCCAACTTTCAATTACAACAGCTACCGGATGTAGATAAGGGTCTTTATCTCATTTCAACCGTGTTCCGTTACTTCATCAACTTGTTGTTCACCGTATGTATTATCTGGTTCTTGTACAAAAGCAAAGAGTTTGTCAAAGCTACCTTATGGGTTCATTTGTTTAGTTTTATCATTCTATTAGCTACATTTTTTATTTTACTACCTCTAGAGGATGAATGGGTAAAAATGACCTTGTTCTATATCAGGAGGTTTTTAATTCACCCTATTCTACTGTTTATTTTAGTCCCTGGTTTCTATTTTATCTCTAAGAAGCAGACTGTCTCTTAA
- the xrtF gene encoding exosortase family protein XrtF produces MKALKPYYPVFKFVGIFAMLYILFSIGYYFFISMEWSQQLYPDPITAQVSYQTQELLRLVGYKVQTLNSPELPSVMMFINEVKVYRVIEGCNAVSVMILFTAFVVAFARGWKKTLSFLIIGIVFIYIVNLIRLVVLGIVYYDYSDYAEFSHEIIFPGVIYGAVVLLWIFWIRNVKPEEVE; encoded by the coding sequence TTGAAAGCGTTAAAGCCGTATTATCCAGTTTTTAAGTTTGTAGGCATTTTTGCAATGTTATACATCCTTTTTTCTATTGGTTATTATTTTTTCATAAGTATGGAATGGAGTCAACAACTTTATCCAGATCCTATAACTGCCCAAGTGAGTTATCAAACTCAAGAATTATTAAGGCTAGTGGGCTATAAGGTTCAAACCTTAAATTCTCCAGAGCTTCCTTCGGTAATGATGTTTATTAATGAAGTCAAAGTATATCGCGTCATTGAAGGTTGTAATGCGGTAAGTGTGATGATCTTATTTACAGCTTTTGTAGTTGCTTTTGCTAGAGGCTGGAAGAAGACCCTCTCTTTTTTAATCATTGGAATTGTATTCATATATATAGTGAACTTAATCCGACTGGTGGTTTTAGGGATCGTTTATTACGACTATTCTGACTATGCCGAATTTTCTCATGAAATCATATTCCCAGGAGTGATTTATGGAGCGGTAGTTTTGCTATGGATTTTTTGGATTAGAAATGTAAAGCCTGAGGAAGTTGAATAA
- a CDS encoding class I SAM-dependent methyltransferase: MLRHPSSYRDPSGFVYKEKGVFYRQIHPVYFEEYRKAKNTGIYQKLFDKKWLIPHKEISSDEEKIIILPEQLDFITYPYEWSFSQYKHAAQLTLRLQIFLLENDFSLKDASAFNIAFHRGKAVFIDTLSIEQYKENTPWRALKQFNEHFFGPLLLAQKYGGQYLKTLQHSINGMALSDVKRQLPFTSRFHPIIFSHIHLLSKSDVKENSEKTESKEAHLSKSSQIKMLQALEQHINNMTSKENTEWSSYYDQINYQAASFHTKKKLIKEWCAAIEARKIIDLGGNDGTFAKELLDQADQIIVSDIDQPAIDQCYLDQLKSKENKLIPLVCDLMQPSPAIGFHHQERDSFSSRVIDFQPEVTMALALIHHITLTGNVPFEMSAAYFAELSPYLIIEFPDREDSWVKFILDSKRDARHLFDDYSVSAFAKAYQKQFKLIKSEKIEGTERTLFLFERHEG; this comes from the coding sequence ATGCTTAGGCATCCATCTTCATACAGAGATCCCTCTGGTTTTGTATACAAAGAAAAAGGGGTCTTTTACCGACAGATCCATCCAGTGTATTTTGAAGAGTACCGCAAGGCAAAAAATACTGGGATTTATCAAAAGCTTTTTGATAAAAAATGGCTCATCCCCCATAAGGAAATCAGTAGTGATGAAGAAAAGATTATTATTCTTCCAGAACAGTTAGACTTTATTACTTACCCTTATGAGTGGAGTTTTAGCCAATACAAACACGCTGCGCAACTCACTCTTAGGCTTCAAATTTTCCTTTTAGAAAATGACTTTTCCTTAAAAGACGCCAGTGCTTTTAACATCGCCTTTCATAGAGGTAAAGCCGTATTTATAGATACCTTGAGTATCGAGCAGTATAAAGAAAATACGCCATGGAGAGCCTTAAAGCAATTTAACGAACACTTTTTTGGACCTTTACTTCTCGCTCAAAAATACGGTGGGCAGTATTTAAAAACCCTTCAGCATTCTATTAACGGGATGGCCTTAAGTGACGTTAAACGACAGTTGCCTTTTACCTCTAGATTCCACCCTATTATTTTTAGTCATATTCACTTGCTTTCAAAATCTGACGTTAAGGAAAACTCTGAAAAAACAGAAAGCAAAGAGGCACATCTTTCCAAGTCTTCTCAGATAAAAATGTTGCAAGCTCTAGAACAGCATATCAACAACATGACTTCTAAAGAAAACACAGAGTGGTCCAGTTACTATGATCAGATCAATTATCAAGCAGCGTCCTTTCATACCAAAAAGAAACTCATTAAAGAATGGTGTGCTGCTATAGAAGCTCGTAAAATAATAGACCTAGGTGGTAATGACGGCACCTTTGCAAAGGAATTACTAGACCAAGCAGATCAGATTATTGTGAGTGATATAGACCAACCCGCAATAGATCAATGCTACTTGGATCAATTGAAGTCTAAAGAAAATAAGCTCATCCCTTTGGTTTGCGATTTGATGCAGCCTTCACCGGCTATAGGATTCCATCATCAAGAACGGGATTCTTTTAGCTCTCGAGTAATTGACTTTCAACCAGAAGTGACTATGGCTCTTGCTTTGATTCATCACATCACCTTGACGGGAAATGTTCCCTTTGAGATGAGTGCCGCTTATTTTGCTGAATTGTCCCCGTATTTGATCATAGAGTTTCCAGACCGAGAGGACAGCTGGGTGAAGTTTATATTAGACAGCAAACGAGATGCTCGTCATTTATTTGATGATTATAGTGTTTCCGCTTTCGCGAAAGCGTACCAAAAGCAATTCAAATTGATCAAATCAGAGAAAATCGAAGGTACCGAACGCACATTATTTCTTTTTGAACGACATGAAGGATAA
- a CDS encoding zinc-dependent metalloprotease — translation MRTIKMLMVLLLAVSVTTSCSIFQGKKKAPADKTASDKKPKKGDIQPYSKVITKEAKSDEGLFTVHQVEDKWFYEIPDSLFNREMLMVTRIAKTAAGLGFGGGKQNTQTLRWQKNNKDVLLRVVSHEVVAADSLPVSIAVENSNFEPILYSFPVKAIKKDSLTNNTVIDVTDFFTKDVKAIGFPQRARTRLKISRLDDSRSYIDTLRSYPQNIESRHVKTYFSSSPPSNGSVQSISLEMSNSMILLPKVPMKRRYFDQRVGWFARGQQDYGLNDQKTKTVTYLDRWRLEVKDEDLAKFNAGELVVPKKQIVYYIDPATPVQWRKYIKLGIEDWQVAFEAAGFKEAIIAKDAPTKEENPEWSPEDVRYSVVRYLASPIPNANGPHVSDPRSGEILESDINWYHNVMTLLHNWFFIQTAAINPDARMNNFDDEVMGRLIRFVSSHEVGHTLGLPHNMGSSIAYPVEKLRDPAFTKEFGTAPSIMDYARFNYVAQPEDGDVALMPEVGPYDKYSIAWGYKPILDKSAKEEKETLDAWILEKAGDPVYRFGRQQFGVIDYTSQTEDLGDDSMLASEYGIKNLKRIVPNLGKWTGEEGENFDELENMYGQLVGQFNRYMGHVSGNIGGIKETYKAYGQEGAVYEHAPKDKQERAMTFLNTQLFDTPEWLIDQNIFNRIEPAGGIERIRSIQVRTLNNVLDFGRMARLMENEEVNGNSAYGLLDMMTELRKGLFKELPRGQTIDRYRRNLQRAYVERLAFIMTNDAPSGRFGGTSIDVAQSDIRPIVRAELETLKRDASRATNRTSDRLSKIHLRDLEERIDMILDPK, via the coding sequence ATGCGAACAATTAAAATGTTGATGGTACTGCTCCTTGCTGTATCTGTGACAACTAGCTGCTCCATTTTCCAAGGGAAAAAGAAAGCGCCAGCAGACAAAACAGCTTCAGATAAGAAGCCTAAAAAGGGGGATATCCAGCCTTATTCTAAGGTCATCACTAAAGAAGCTAAGAGTGATGAAGGGCTATTCACAGTACACCAAGTAGAAGACAAATGGTTCTACGAGATTCCAGACAGCCTTTTTAACAGAGAGATGTTAATGGTAACTCGTATCGCAAAGACCGCTGCAGGCCTAGGCTTCGGTGGTGGAAAGCAAAACACACAAACCTTAAGATGGCAAAAAAATAACAAAGATGTTCTTTTAAGAGTAGTTTCTCACGAAGTTGTGGCAGCAGATTCTTTACCGGTAAGTATTGCGGTAGAAAACTCCAATTTTGAGCCAATTCTCTATTCTTTTCCTGTAAAAGCAATTAAAAAAGACAGCCTTACTAATAATACCGTTATCGATGTTACAGACTTCTTTACTAAGGACGTAAAAGCGATAGGGTTCCCACAAAGAGCTCGAACTAGATTGAAGATAAGTAGGCTAGACGATTCTAGATCTTACATAGATACGCTGCGCTCTTATCCTCAAAATATTGAATCAAGACATGTGAAAACTTATTTTTCAAGCAGCCCACCTTCTAATGGTAGTGTTCAATCTATCTCTTTAGAAATGAGCAACTCTATGATTCTTTTACCTAAAGTGCCTATGAAGAGACGTTACTTTGATCAACGCGTAGGATGGTTTGCTAGAGGACAACAAGATTATGGCCTTAATGATCAAAAAACGAAGACGGTTACTTACTTAGACCGTTGGAGACTTGAAGTAAAAGACGAGGACCTAGCAAAATTCAACGCTGGCGAACTGGTAGTACCTAAAAAACAAATTGTTTACTACATCGACCCTGCGACTCCTGTACAGTGGAGAAAATACATCAAACTAGGAATTGAAGACTGGCAAGTTGCCTTTGAAGCTGCTGGTTTTAAAGAAGCTATTATAGCAAAAGACGCGCCTACTAAGGAAGAGAATCCAGAATGGAGCCCAGAAGATGTGCGTTACTCTGTCGTAAGATATTTAGCATCTCCTATTCCTAATGCAAATGGACCTCACGTAAGTGACCCAAGATCTGGAGAAATTCTTGAAAGTGATATCAACTGGTATCATAATGTAATGACTTTATTACACAACTGGTTCTTTATTCAAACGGCAGCTATCAATCCTGATGCTCGTATGAATAACTTTGATGATGAAGTGATGGGACGTTTGATACGTTTTGTTAGTTCTCATGAAGTAGGACACACATTAGGACTGCCTCATAATATGGGAAGCTCTATCGCTTATCCAGTAGAAAAATTGAGAGACCCTGCTTTTACAAAAGAATTTGGTACTGCTCCTTCCATCATGGATTATGCACGTTTTAATTACGTAGCACAACCAGAAGATGGTGATGTTGCTTTAATGCCAGAAGTAGGTCCTTATGACAAATATTCTATCGCATGGGGTTACAAGCCTATATTAGATAAATCAGCTAAAGAAGAAAAAGAAACTTTAGACGCTTGGATTCTTGAAAAAGCTGGAGATCCAGTTTATAGATTTGGTCGTCAGCAATTTGGTGTAATCGATTATACTTCTCAAACAGAAGATTTAGGAGATGATTCTATGCTTGCAAGTGAATATGGTATTAAAAACCTAAAGCGTATCGTTCCTAATTTAGGGAAATGGACAGGTGAAGAAGGAGAAAATTTTGACGAACTAGAAAATATGTACGGTCAACTGGTAGGACAGTTTAACCGTTATATGGGTCATGTTTCTGGAAACATAGGTGGAATTAAAGAAACATACAAAGCCTACGGTCAAGAAGGTGCTGTTTATGAGCATGCTCCTAAAGACAAGCAGGAACGAGCGATGACTTTCTTAAACACTCAATTATTTGACACACCAGAATGGTTGATCGATCAAAACATATTCAACAGGATTGAACCTGCTGGCGGAATCGAAAGAATACGCAGCATACAAGTACGCACATTGAACAATGTTCTTGACTTTGGACGTATGGCTCGTCTTATGGAAAATGAAGAAGTAAACGGTAACAGTGCTTACGGATTACTAGACATGATGACCGAATTGAGAAAAGGACTTTTCAAAGAACTTCCAAGAGGTCAAACCATAGATCGTTACCGTCGTAATCTACAAAGAGCTTATGTAGAAAGATTAGCCTTTATAATGACTAATGATGCCCCAAGTGGTCGTTTTGGCGGTACAAGTATCGATGTAGCACAAAGTGACATCAGACCTATTGTCCGTGCGGAATTAGAAACACTTAAGAGAGATGCCTCTCGTGCAACTAATCGCACTAGCGATAGACTATCAAAAATTCACCTAAGAGATTTAGAAGAAAGAATCGATATGATTCTAGACCCTAAATAA
- a CDS encoding bifunctional folylpolyglutamate synthase/dihydrofolate synthase produces the protein MYQRAGKIAYKADLKNSISLDQHLAHPHTFYKSIHIAGTNGKGSTSHMVASVLQEAGYKVGLYTSPHLKDFRERIRINGEMCSEQFVVDFVDQNKSFFKEHQLSFFEMTVGMAFQYFKEQKVDVAVIETGLGGRLDSTNIITPVVTAITNIDKDHTAILGNTYLKIAAEKAGIIKKSIPVVIGERRNHLKKLFKEKATSLNSPVYFIDHRTAHQPTDLKGSYQASNVRVAEKVMELLRKEDFTISSAALKSGLLNVVRNTNLRGRYEVVSESPKTILDTAHNVAGIRILMHQIKAEKCKELHIVLGMVSDKDATSVIKLLPKTAFYYISKPDIPRGMEIEVLGNHLNSFQLNFESFDSINQAFKTAQKRASKADVILATGSTFVVAEII, from the coding sequence AGCCTACAAAGCAGATCTGAAAAACAGTATCAGTCTTGATCAACACTTAGCTCATCCACATACATTTTATAAAAGCATACATATCGCTGGAACAAATGGTAAAGGTTCTACCAGCCATATGGTTGCTAGTGTCTTACAAGAAGCTGGTTACAAAGTAGGTCTTTATACATCGCCACATCTCAAAGATTTTAGAGAGCGTATTAGAATCAATGGAGAAATGTGTTCAGAGCAGTTTGTAGTGGACTTTGTGGATCAAAATAAATCTTTTTTTAAAGAGCATCAACTGTCTTTTTTTGAAATGACTGTAGGAATGGCTTTTCAATATTTTAAAGAGCAAAAAGTAGATGTCGCGGTTATTGAAACCGGATTAGGAGGACGACTGGATTCCACTAATATCATTACCCCTGTGGTGACCGCTATCACTAATATTGATAAAGATCACACCGCCATATTAGGAAATACCTATTTAAAAATTGCAGCTGAAAAAGCTGGAATTATTAAAAAAAGTATTCCAGTTGTGATTGGAGAAAGAAGAAATCACTTAAAAAAGCTTTTTAAAGAAAAAGCAACCTCTCTAAATAGTCCTGTTTATTTTATCGACCATAGAACTGCCCACCAACCCACAGACCTTAAAGGGAGCTATCAAGCATCTAATGTTAGAGTGGCTGAAAAAGTAATGGAGCTGTTAAGAAAAGAGGATTTCACTATTTCTTCAGCTGCTTTGAAAAGCGGCTTACTTAATGTTGTTAGAAATACGAATTTAAGAGGCAGGTATGAGGTTGTCAGTGAATCTCCTAAAACCATACTAGACACCGCGCATAACGTCGCTGGAATACGAATTCTTATGCACCAAATCAAAGCAGAGAAATGTAAAGAGCTTCATATAGTTCTAGGGATGGTAAGCGATAAAGACGCTACTAGTGTCATAAAGCTATTGCCTAAAACGGCATTTTATTATATCTCTAAGCCAGATATCCCAAGGGGAATGGAAATAGAAGTGTTAGGGAATCATTTGAATTCGTTTCAATTGAATTTTGAGAGTTTTGATTCTATAAATCAGGCGTTTAAAACTGCTCAGAAAAGGGCTTCAAAAGCAGATGTCATTCTGGCGACAGGAAGCACTTTTGTGGTAGCTGAAATTATTTAA
- a CDS encoding GIY-YIG nuclease family protein, with product MLFSEKLHRYYIGSTQDVKERLNKHLASTTGFTSKAKDWNIKYVEEFDTRREAIKRENQIKKWKSSLMIEKLIGA from the coding sequence ATATTATTCTCTGAAAAGCTTCATCGCTATTACATTGGTTCTACCCAAGATGTAAAGGAGCGCCTAAATAAACATCTTGCAAGTACAACAGGATTTACTTCTAAAGCAAAAGATTGGAACATCAAATACGTTGAGGAATTTGACACTCGAAGAGAAGCCATAAAGAGAGAAAACCAAATCAAAAAGTGGAAAAGTAGCTTGATGATCGAAAAACTAATCGGCGCTTAG
- a CDS encoding GAF domain-containing protein gives MKTDALKPQVSSIINQPDVVIKDKMQAICDLLQSAIATYDWVGFYMAHETEPTLHLWNQAGEPTDHTVIPFGKGICGQVAVSNANFVVDDVHAQDNYIACSIHVKSEIVIPMFKNAKNIGQIDIDSNTANAFNQEDERFLEWINQLVAAQL, from the coding sequence ATGAAAACAGACGCTTTAAAACCTCAAGTTAGTAGTATTATCAATCAGCCAGATGTGGTGATTAAAGATAAAATGCAAGCTATTTGCGACTTACTTCAATCAGCTATAGCTACTTATGATTGGGTAGGTTTTTATATGGCCCATGAAACAGAACCGACTCTACATTTATGGAATCAAGCCGGAGAACCTACCGACCATACGGTAATTCCATTTGGTAAAGGGATTTGTGGCCAAGTGGCTGTGTCTAATGCAAATTTTGTGGTGGATGATGTTCATGCACAAGATAATTACATCGCTTGTAGCATTCACGTGAAAAGTGAAATCGTTATTCCGATGTTCAAGAATGCTAAAAACATTGGACAGATCGATATAGATAGCAATACAGCAAATGCTTTTAACCAAGAAGACGAGCGCTTTCTAGAGTGGATCAATCAGCTTGTGGCGGCACAGTTGTAA
- a CDS encoding helix-turn-helix domain-containing protein, with protein sequence MPKKKTILLPKAEKILSQLGENIRLARLRRKLSAEQVAERANIGRSTLWKIEEGKGSVSMGNYLQTLLVLGLEKDLLTVANDDVLGRKIQDADLTVKERAPKKNNK encoded by the coding sequence ATGCCTAAAAAGAAAACTATATTACTACCAAAAGCAGAGAAAATTCTTTCTCAATTAGGAGAGAATATCCGCCTAGCGCGATTAAGAAGAAAGTTAAGTGCAGAGCAGGTTGCTGAAAGAGCAAACATTGGTAGGTCTACACTTTGGAAAATTGAAGAAGGTAAAGGATCTGTATCTATGGGCAACTATTTGCAAACATTACTGGTCTTAGGTTTAGAAAAAGATCTCTTAACAGTGGCGAATGATGATGTTTTAGGGCGTAAAATTCAAGATGCTGATTTAACAGTTAAAGAAAGAGCACCAAAGAAAAACAATAAATAA
- the groES gene encoding co-chaperone GroES: MALHIQPLSDRVVIEPTAAEQKTASGLYIPDTAKEKPQQGKVVAVGKGKKDHEMTVKVGDTVLYGKYSGTELKLDGSDYLIMREEDILAIV; the protein is encoded by the coding sequence ATGGCATTACATATTCAACCTTTATCAGACCGAGTAGTTATTGAACCAACTGCCGCTGAACAAAAAACAGCTTCAGGTCTATACATTCCTGATACAGCAAAAGAAAAACCACAACAAGGAAAAGTTGTTGCAGTAGGAAAAGGAAAAAAAGATCACGAGATGACTGTAAAAGTGGGAGACACCGTTCTTTATGGAAAATATAGTGGTACGGAATTAAAATTAGACGGTAGTGATTATTTAATCATGCGTGAGGAAGATATTCTTGCGATCGTATAA